A portion of the Vulpes vulpes isolate BD-2025 chromosome 5, VulVul3, whole genome shotgun sequence genome contains these proteins:
- the NAA40 gene encoding N-alpha-acetyltransferase 40 isoform X1, with protein sequence MGRKSSKAKEKKQKRLEERAAMDAVCAKVDAANRLGDPLEAFPVFKKYDRNGLNVSIECKRVSGLEPATVAWAFDLTKTNMQTMYEQSEWGWKDREKREEMTDDRAWYLIAWESSSVPVAFSHFRFDVECGDEVLYCYEVQLESKVRRKGLGKFLIQILQLMANSTQMKKVMLTVFKHNHGAYQFFREALQFEIDDSSPSMSGCCGEDCSYEILSRRTKFGDSQHSHAEQIFIVSSWISDTSHSRGSKGTPL encoded by the exons ATGGGG AGGAAGTCAAGCAAAGcaaaggagaagaagcagaagcGGTTGGAGGAGCGAGCTGCCATGGATGCTGTCTGTGCCAAAGTGGACGCTGCCAACAGG cTTGGAGACCCTCTAGAGGCTTTCCCTGTGTTCAAGAAATATGATCGAAATGg GTTAAACGTCTCCATCGAGTGTAAGCGAGTGTCTGGACTGGAGCCAGCCACCGTGGCCTGGGCCTTCGACTTGACCAAAACCAACATGCAGACCAT GTACGAGCAAAGTGAGTGGGGCTGGAAGGACCGAGAGAAACGAGAGGAAATGACGGATGACCGAGCCTGGTACCTCATTGCTTGGGAAAGCAGTTCGGTCCCTGTTGCCTTTTCTCACTTCCGGTTTGACGTGGAGTGCGGGGATGAAGTCCTATATTG CTATGAGGTGCAGTTGGAAAGCAAGGTGCGGCGGAAAGGTCTGGGGAAGTTCCTCATACAGATTCTGCAGCTCATGGCCAATAG cACACAGATGAAGAAGGTTATGTTAACTGTATTTAAGCACAATCATGGCGCCTACCAGTTCTTCAGAGAAGCACTGCA ATTTGAAATCGATGACTCTTCCCCCAGCATGTCTGGTTGCTGTGGAGAGGATTGCTCCTACGAGATCCTGAGCCGGAGGACCAAGTTTGGGGACAGCCAGCACTCCCATGCGG AACAGATATTTATTGTCTCATCGTGGATTTCTGATACCTCCCACTCAAGGGGATCAAAAGGAACCCCACTGTAA
- the NAA40 gene encoding N-alpha-acetyltransferase 40 isoform X2: MGRKSSKAKEKKQKRLEERAAMDAVCAKVDAANRLGDPLEAFPVFKKYDRNGLNVSIECKRVSGLEPATVAWAFDLTKTNMQTMYEQSEWGWKDREKREEMTDDRAWYLIAWESSSVPVAFSHFRFDVECGDEVLYCYEVQLESKVRRKGLGKFLIQILQLMANSTQMKKVMLTVFKHNHGAYQFFREALQFEIDDSSPSMSGCCGEDCSYEILSRRTKFGDSQHSHAGGHCGGCCH, encoded by the exons ATGGGG AGGAAGTCAAGCAAAGcaaaggagaagaagcagaagcGGTTGGAGGAGCGAGCTGCCATGGATGCTGTCTGTGCCAAAGTGGACGCTGCCAACAGG cTTGGAGACCCTCTAGAGGCTTTCCCTGTGTTCAAGAAATATGATCGAAATGg GTTAAACGTCTCCATCGAGTGTAAGCGAGTGTCTGGACTGGAGCCAGCCACCGTGGCCTGGGCCTTCGACTTGACCAAAACCAACATGCAGACCAT GTACGAGCAAAGTGAGTGGGGCTGGAAGGACCGAGAGAAACGAGAGGAAATGACGGATGACCGAGCCTGGTACCTCATTGCTTGGGAAAGCAGTTCGGTCCCTGTTGCCTTTTCTCACTTCCGGTTTGACGTGGAGTGCGGGGATGAAGTCCTATATTG CTATGAGGTGCAGTTGGAAAGCAAGGTGCGGCGGAAAGGTCTGGGGAAGTTCCTCATACAGATTCTGCAGCTCATGGCCAATAG cACACAGATGAAGAAGGTTATGTTAACTGTATTTAAGCACAATCATGGCGCCTACCAGTTCTTCAGAGAAGCACTGCA ATTTGAAATCGATGACTCTTCCCCCAGCATGTCTGGTTGCTGTGGAGAGGATTGCTCCTACGAGATCCTGAGCCGGAGGACCAAGTTTGGGGACAGCCAGCACTCCCATGCGGGTGGGCACTGTGGTGGCTGCTGCCACTGA
- the COX8A gene encoding cytochrome c oxidase subunit 8A, mitochondrial yields MSVLVPQLLRGLTGLTRRLPVHRAQIHSKPPREQLGTMDVAVGLTSCFLCFLLPSGWVLSHLESYKKRE; encoded by the exons ATGTCTGTGCTGGTGCCGCAGCTGCTGAGGGGCCTAACAGGCCTCACCCGGAGGCTCCCGGTGCATCGTGCCCAGATCCATTCCAAGCCGCCGCGGGAGCAGCTCGGGACCATG GATGTTGCCGTTGGGCTCACCTCCTGCTTCCTGTGTTTCCTCCTGCCATCGGGCTGGGTCCTGTCACATCTGGAGAGCTACAAGAAGCGGGAGTGA